The sequence below is a genomic window from Lycium ferocissimum isolate CSIRO_LF1 chromosome 9, AGI_CSIRO_Lferr_CH_V1, whole genome shotgun sequence.
ATGGCGACTTTCTCAAAATTTAACTTTAcattctatatttttctcttACTCTATCTCTCTCTCACAAGTAGTTAACGTGGATTCTAGAGAGACTCTAAAATCTAAATAGGTTACCACCACGTCCCGTGGACAAATTATAAACAAGCAGAATCGAGAACTACATTGAGCCAAATTAACACAAATTCCCACCTACATATATCATACTCCCTCAGCCTCAATTCATGGGTCATAGTTTGAATTTTGAGAGtcagatttttaaattttgagcgTGAATTTCAATATagtatttttaagttttaaaaaaaattatatttacatatttaaaaattacattaaaagtactataaatcacaattcataaaaacttaaaatatttaatagacATAATAAAATTGCTCCACTATTAAAAAATACTTGTTTGACTCTAGAAATATGAACATCATCGCATAAattagaacggagggagtacatatTTATCCTGTACTTCATCAGTATGAGATAGAGGAGAAGGTTCATGTATGgaatacttttcaaaaagatGTTAAAAGTAGAGAATGATAGGTCATGAAGGAGTCCTAAAAACAGACCCATCATGTGGATGGTGTCATTTCCCCTATTAGATGTTTTGCACCTAATCGTGTCACGGGCGTCTTTAGGTCATATAAATGTTTATGAGTTAGTTACAGTATATGTTAAAATCATCACAGTACAATAAGATTATTCTGATCAATCTGTTGTTTGCTTAACATGGTATATTTCTTATAGAAAATTAATAATGAAATgaaatttccttctttttcccctcattttcttttcttgtgttCGTGTTTTGCTTCAAGAAAAGAACTACTTCCTCTGTttcattttatgtattttaaatttgatcagacatgaaatttaagagcataaaaaagacttttaaattttgtagcattaaattaaatatgtctaatataccaaaatattccttaAATTTGTAATATTAAACATGTCACTGGGGGTGCTGGAATTAGAAAATTACTACAGCTAAATATTGAAAGTGaattaagtgattttttttttttaacacggactaaaaaaattacattaattaAAATTGGGAGTAGTAAGCATTTATTGCATATGGGAGTATTGACAAAGAGCCATGAGCCAGGAGTTGTAGTTTTAGGACTTACTCCAACGACAACATATGATATTGACTTGGGCGATGACACGTTCGATGGGGATGATGAGGACGAGATACTGGACATATGCTTTGATAAGGTGACCAAGGATGGGGATCTCTCACCTAGGCAACAAAGAAGTGGAAGCAACAAAAGTAAAAAGAAGACACATGGAAGGCAGCATAGTTGGAATGGTAAGGTGACTGAGAAATTTATCGAAGGCACCTACCGATGCAACTGGCAAAGCAGAATCATCTGGCTGTGTCAACAACTTTAACAAGATTCAATAAATTCAAGAAGTGATGAACTATAAAGTGTTGTTGgagaaatttgaagaagaagacaaaaagaaaatcttgattctttagaaagcttttttttttttttagttcatacatatataaaatgaagtttgagGCTGATAACTCAACTTTATTCttgacttttttatttttacattacTTAAGCATCCTCatttgtaatatcatcatagagTGTATTATAAACTCTTTGATGATCAGAAAACACCTAGTTTTCTCTAgttcttattttctttatgCTTGTTAATTAGTAGAGGCTCGTTACCTCATTAGGATTAGTAAGATAAGGTCTAGCCCCCTTGCTTGTACTCTTTTCTTTGAGGTTagcttttatttattaattaaaaaaaattaattaatttggacATAAACTTATTGCATTATGATTATATCGTGGTgcttttttgcaaaaatacatCACGTTATTACtaaatagattttgaaagacttcatatatataatacatcaTGTGTGGTTATCATTACTTCTTTCGGtttaaaataagtgtccacttaaccTTTTTCACACTCCTTACGAAAACACTAACTCATAGAAAAAAAGGTATTTTGAGTAAAGGGCCAAATTTACCCCTGTACTATTAAAAATGGTTTAAATATAAGTTACACTTTcgatccaaatataccccttccaTTATACTTTGGCACTGATTTACCCTTAATTTTGACGGAATGAAACGTGTCAACCCGGAAATAAAAGACCCGCCTCGATTTTTAACCCTACCAGACCCAATTCCAAAGCAAAGGAATTCACGCCCAATTTCATCTTTGTTCGATCGTCCGAACACCACCGCTAAACCACCAGTACTCTTCCACATGCAACATCCATCTCAAGTGCAATCAATTTGTCCCGTGGAAGAGTGGTGGTTGCACTTGTAGAACATAAACTTGGACAAATTGATTGCACTTGCGATGGATGTTGCCCCTTGGAAGAGTGGTGGCGCGTTTCGGATGACCGAACGGAGATGAAATTAGGCGTGAATTCCTCTGCTTTGGAATTGGGTCGGGTAGTTGATAAAAAATTAGGGCGGGTCTTTTCATTTATGAGGTGACACGTCTTTTCTATTAAAAATAAGGGTAAACCGGTGCTAAAGTATAAGGACAGGGTATATTTGGATCGAAAGTATAATGAGGGGcatatttaaatttttctaATAGTACAGGGTATATTTAGTCCTTTTTCCGCAATTAATAAGACTTGCTTATTTATTGCCTTGAGCAAATTggggcaaatatggaaaaataaaattaatttctttttgaatttgtaAGCGGACACTTATTTTAAACCAAAATAAGAAGGCTACAGACACTTATTTCGGACAGGAGGAAGTAACTTTTAGAAATCAAATTAGTTATTTAACTCATCATAAGGCGAAATCACGCCCAAAAGTGTAGAAGTGTTCTACAATCTCgacagttttaaaaaaaaaataaaaaatttccgGTATCTAAAATTCCTTAATCCAACTAATCTGATCGATTCATGCCGTGCAAACCATACTAAGTGGATATTGTCCCTACCATGAGTTTTTCTCATACTTAAACCTGAAATCCCTAATTAATGATGGGAAATAATTCAAGCATCCTATCGTACTCTTTGATAAGCAATCAGCACAATAACGTCAACACTATAAGTAAAGAAGGTGGgaacatataaaataaataaataaaacgatGTAAAGCAAACTCTAAAGTCAAAGTGCACTGTGTAATACCAATAAGAATTGTACAATATAAACTTGAAAATGCCATATATCACATACGTAAGGAACTTCAAATTGGTAAGTGAAACGCTTACCAATTACTTAGGTACAATCTTCAAATTAAACTTCATCTCAAAGTATAAACCCTCCAAGAAAATATAAGGAAAACGTAAGACATGCTTTAATATTGAGAAATTAATAAGGAAACTAATTAAGAACACTTGAAGCCAGCAGGAGCTTCCTTGGAGCAAACATTAAGAAGCAAGCTAAGTGAAACTGGGATATTAAGGTTAATCCCCAAAATATTAGCCTTAATAGCAGTGCAAAGACAAAGAGCAGCCTCAGTATTAGCAAGTCCGGAAAGAAGGCTACAACAAGGAGTAACTGGTGGTGAGCCAACAACAGCATGTACTAATCCAAGAACATCAGCACAAACTCCTAACTTAAGTGTATCAATTGGGCAAGTTCCTTTTGGAGTACTTGAAGGAGGAGGGCATGATGGCTTTGGCTTTGGTGGAGGCGTAGGTTTTGGGCAAGTGCCACAGCCAGAAACTAAGGCAAAGAAAAGATTGAGACAAAGGAAAAGAGCAAGACTAGGGAAAATATTCTTGGAAGCCATTGTTTTTTGAAgtggtttttcttttttcttttgctcaAGTGACGAGTGCATAATTATGTAAGAAGTAAAGGGTATTTATAGATTTGAAAAAGTAAAGGgattcctttttcttgaatgaGGGCTTCTTCTCTTTAGTAGTTTCTATATCTTGGTTTTATTATAATTGGCGGTAATTTCTTTCATGTATGATCATACAACTTTCAGTTGTGCTAAAGACATGcacttataaaaaatataggaaTTAGCAACGGACAAATTTTATAGCTAAACAAGAAAATCTTTCACTAATACTACTTAGCGACGGATCATCATAAAATTTAGTTAGCTACGAGCAATTTAGCGATGGATTAGCGACGAAATTCGTAGctaattccatttttttgtAAAGTGATAAGACTAATTTTTGTTTGGAGaaaaaattcaaccaattaaatcatatatatcatgGAAAATAAATGTTTAAGAATGCTAAATTCGTCCACGAAAATGCAAATCGGGTactttatgtataaaatttccATGGAAGTATATATAGTCATATAGGTAACTCACTTTACATATACTCCCTtcgggtaaaaaaaaaaaaagccacttagccatttgcacaccccttaagaaaccACTCactctaagaaaaaaaaatatgtaaattgactaaactacccctaattatgatttttatgattattaactTGAAACATTGGGACTTGATCACTCAATACTTAACATTAACTAGTATGAACATAACATATTGCAATGATTAAAGAACACTCCATTATTTCTTCTTTAGGTCGTTTAATGGAGTAGTTAAAATTGCTCTACAGCACTTACCGAAAGCAGTAAGAAGGAATAAACCTTTAAACTTCTCTTCTCAAAATGGTCATCTAACTTGGTTTAATatccaaaataaaatttcaaattttcactAAAATTTCAAAACGTCAAATGGAGCAAATTTTCAACCTTTACCACCAAAATTTGTcgtataaataaaagaaagtttGATCTCCgcataaaaaatgaaagttaTAAGACTTTTGATCATCACATGCCTTGAATAAATTTTAAAGGCCTAGATCAAACCATAAGTGAGTCAAACTTGAAATCTGTGAAAAAACATGGTATGGAAAAAAtttgaatagtagtcaaatttgGAATAACCAAATGTTGAACTTATTTAATGATATCAATGATATCATAGAAAATTGGAGTAATAAAAGACTTTTAGGAATatgtaaataaagaaaattttggaagaataaggtgaattgtttcttcatttgataagtgaacacttttttgaattcaaaaaaaaaaaaaagctaagtggacacattttttaatccggagggagtataatgtTCACGTGATACCactttaaaataagaaaataagaaaaaaaacgCATTAATTTGCCGACCCAACTTCCTAATATAAATGCCCGATGTCTTTTATCAGGGCTTTTCATTTTGTGTAGGTCATCTAGAAAAAtgagtttcaattttttttaagtgatGTTATGTGGATATTATAAAAGGTGATTAATTGTTGAAAGTGGCGGTCtgcttatttaaaaaataaaataaaaaaataaatcagaTTTAGCATTTCTCGACCTTCTTTATTTCAATAATTTGAAGTTTTATGactttagttcaataatttGAAGTTTGATTGAAAGTTCAATCCGTGAAATTAATccttttatataattttagtcCTTTTAACTTTCAATTTAGTTTCCCAAAACGCGCCAATTTAGTTAGTCCTTGAAAGGATGTCGGCAactaaactaaataaaaaatgcaaCCTTACTAATTTCCAATTTAGTTACCTATCATTATCTTAAGGACAATGAATCACtgtattaaaaagaaaagagaaaatacataaaatcccCCAAACTTATCCCAAAAACTTAATTTAGCACTGCAACTTTATAGATATTTATATACTCCTATTCTTATTTGAAGTAAAATTAACTACTTCCTGCGAGCGca
It includes:
- the LOC132030578 gene encoding 14 kDa proline-rich protein DC2.15-like; protein product: MHSSLEQKKKEKPLQKTMASKNIFPSLALFLCLNLFFALVSGCGTCPKPTPPPKPKPSCPPPSSTPKGTCPIDTLKLGVCADVLGLVHAVVGSPPVTPCCSLLSGLANTEAALCLCTAIKANILGINLNIPVSLSLLLNVCSKEAPAGFKCS